DNA sequence from the Glycine soja cultivar W05 chromosome 18, ASM419377v2, whole genome shotgun sequence genome:
gaaagggCAAGAAATTGAAAGGGCAAAACAATTGtaagagttaaaaattaaaagggcaAAAATATAGGTAACAGAAACAAAAGAAGTAAAGCTTCGTCACCGCAGCAACACTGTAGAAACCTTAAAGCTTCCGCCATCGACAACTACTGGTTCTTTTCCGACTACCgccttccccttttttttcggttagtaattgtttaatttcaacTGATTGGGTTTATTTGCACCGCCTAATAGTAGCAGacacagagaagaagaaaaatttgggtTTGTCTTTGAAaggttaaatattttatgttatatagAAGTACTAACATTGTGAAAATGGGTCCcatatttttcaagtttatctaaaatctcatatggtgaaattataatattgtatCATACTGATaacttcaataaattttattataaaaaatatttactttataatatattttgtcattttgtgtGCTGCTAAGTGTCAGATTAAGCTATTACACAGCAAGATTCATTGGTTATAAAAGTTTTATTGATAAGTCAAACTAAAGTGTGTATCTAGTAATATTATAAGCatatagtattatttataatagcaGTAAAAAGATCTTTTACAGTGGAATCATACCActtgtaaatttgtttattgATAGATAAATTATCTACAATAAAGGTTTCTTTTGGTTatctaattttattagtttctataatggtgtttaattgaatataatataatgcTTGTTCCTACTCTTTATAAATCATAAGagattacttttattttgaaaaactattcttatttaaattttgattcttatgattttaattgttaattgagTATTAACTTAAGATCATTTAATTTCAGAGATGAGGAGATTTTTGGTTGATAGAGCAAGTATTGAGAATGTGAATGTTGTACAACAAGAAGCCGAATTAGAACCGCCACCTAATGTGGTTAATGAGTTTAACCCAAATGAGATTGTGCGTGATCCAGGTCATAGGAAACAAATTAATGAGTATGCTCCGGATATTCAAGATCAAGTGAGGAGGGCATATATATTGAAGGGTCCAATGCAACCACATTTGCCAAGCTTTCCTCGTACTCCATTTGGAAGTGTTTCTAGAGCATTTAGTAAATCATGGTATAAGAATTACACATGGTTAGAATACAGTGAGATCAAGGATGCAGCTTATTGTTTTTATTGCTTTCTCTTTAAGCAACCCGGGAGGGCCGAACACTTTGGTTTTGAAGTCTTCACTAAAAGCGGATATAGAGATTGGAAGCATGCATCTCAAGGCTTGAAAGATCATGTTGGTAGTCATAATAGTTTGCACAACTCATGTGTCAAGCACTACGATGATTATAATAATCAAAGACAAAGTGTGACAAGTAAGTTTGCTAAAGCAACCAAGGAATCAAAAGAATTGTATAAGATTCGTTTGACTTGTTCTTTAGATTGTTCAAGATATCTCATAGCACAAGGCATGGCTTTCCGTGGCCATGATGAATCCTCTACTTCGCTAAATAAGGGCAATTTTAGAGAGATGGTAGATTGGGTAAAATCTCAGAATGAACAAGTGAGGGATGCTTTTGACCGTGGTggaaaaaattgcacaatgacTTGCGGTGACATTCAAAAGGAGCTTGCAACGTGTTGTGCACATGAAGTTACCAAGGTGATTATGGAAGAGCTTGGTGATAGACAATTCTCCGTGCTTATTGACGAGTCACGTGATATATCCGTCAAAGAGCAAATGGCGGTGATGTTGAGGTTAGTAATTGTATTTTCCAATTTCCAATTTTCATTACCTATTATTCTCTATGCCGCCAAGTAAACTGGTTGaatttgttttaggtttttgaatgacaaagggaaTGTTGTGGAACGATTTATTGCTCTACATCATGTCACAGATACTTCATCTAAGTCATTAAAGGATGCTCTTTATGGTATTCTTGATAAGTACACATTATCTATTTCAAGGATACGAGGGCAAGGATATGATGGAGCTTCAAATATGAGAGGTGAATTTAAtggtttgcaaagaaaaattctaGATGAAAATCCTTATGCTTTCTATGTCCATTGTTATGCTCACCGTTTGCAATTGGTTGTTGTGTCTGTTACTAGTAGTTGCTCATCTATTCATGATTTCTTTGAGTACATCACCTTGATTGTGAATACAACAAGTGCATCTTGTAAGAGGAGGGATGCTTTGACAGAGGCACAAcacaaagatattttaaataaacttgaGAGTGGTGAGATATCTAGAGGAAGGGGCTTACACCAATCATCTAGTCTCACTAGACCCGGGGATACTAGATGGGGTTCACATCATACTACATTGCTTCATTTGGATCAAATGTGGTCCTCCGTGTTAAAGGTGCTTAGTATGGTTGATGAAGATGGACGTGGACCATCTCAAGCAGCAGGTTTGATAGAAAAAATGGAGAGCTTTaaatttgcttttattttgagGTTAATGTTAAAGTTGTTTGGTATCACAAACGAGCTTTCAAATATATTGCAAAGAAAAGATCTTAATATTGTGAATGCCATGGAATTAGTTGATGTTGTCAAAGCTCGGTTGGGCACAATGAGAGAGAGTGgttggaataatttttttgccgATGTCCAAGGATTTTGTGTTGCTAAAAGTATTCTGGTACCAAATATGGATGACGAAATACCAGTTCGGGGTCGTTCAAGAGCAGAAGGGAGGACTATCACTAATCTTCATCATTACCGTGCAGAGATTTTTTATGTTGCTATTGATAAAATATGTGTGGAGATGGATCACCGCTTTAGTGAAGGAAGTAACATTATACTTGATTGCTTCTCATGTCTTGACCCCAAGAACTCTTTCTCCAAGTTTGATGTTGATAAGCTTGCTCGTCTTGCTGATATTTATCATGCAGACTTTTCTGATGATGACCGAGGAACAATTAGGGATCAACTTGAAACTTATGTGCTTCAAGTGAGAAGAAATGCTTCTTTTTCCACTTGTGAAGATGTTCAAAGTTTGGCTATGAAGATGGTTCAAACTGAGAAACATTTGGTATTTCCATTGGTTTATAAACTTATTGAGCTAGCTTTGATATTGCTGGTGTCGACAGCATCCGTTGAAAGAGCTTTTTCAGCAATGAAGATTATCAAGTCTAAATTGCGCAATAAGATCAACGATGTGTGGTTCAATGACTTGATGGTATGTTACACCGAGCGGGAGATATTCAAGTCActtgatgatattgatattattCGAACATTTACCGCAAAGAAGTCTCGGAAAGGACACTTGCCtcgtaattttatttaaccCGCTATTGTAAGATtatgtttatctcttttattttaaattatatttttgttgacaaaatgacgagtctcttttattttgattgattactatttacatattatatacAATGTGAATTtgctatctttaaatttttgcccagactttataatttttctggCTCCGCCACTAAGGGTAGCATTACTTGGCAGATGTTGAAGGAGTGTGATAAGAATCACATATATGATCATGCTTCAATTGGGTCATGAGAGCACCTGGTAATTATAGGAATCTTGACTATTGTTAATAAGGCTATTAGCTTCGTCAGAATGGAATAGACCGAAAAAGACATAATCTATAGGCCTagcaaagagaagagagaaaaccaAAACAAGCTCAGCAGTAGACACATCAACAACTGTCCATGCACGCCAGTGTCACACTTGGTTGAGTAACTTCTCTTGAATGTTTCATGTGCCAatgcttttttgttttcaacAGTTTTGATTTCCAAAGTTGCATCGGTAAATAATATTTCCTAAGTCTAATAATTGTCgtatcaaaaagaaaataaattattctaaaataattgtttttttaatttttaaagtaaccttaattatttttttatttatatcatttataatattagtaatatgaattacaaaaacaaagaaattaataataataagtgatGCCAAAAATGGATTAGAAGTTAAAAATAGTGATaggaaaaaagattaaaacGTACGCTGTACGCTGGGGATCCCTAGTTTACCCTGGTCCAGCAGCAATGACCAAATATTCCAATTCCACATGGGAAAAAGGTTTGGTAATATAGCATAGTAAACGGATTATGGCAGAAAACCCTCCTCGACAACTAGACAAGCCCCCTCTGAACCCACTACACTTTCCTACCCTCTTCGTTACAGAGACACTTCAAAAACATATCCAATTCACATCCCTATTCTTGCGTTATTCTTCATAGCAACAAGATCTTGCACACTTATATTCCATCCCAGTCATGTTATCTGGTTATCAAATAATTGACACGAGACCCGTCTACAACTGTTTTCatctcctttatttttttagtatcatTCTcctaacttaaaaaataaattattttttttattgttctcctttaatttttataattagcatgagacaatcatatttaaattaaataaaataataaaattattatgagaaataattttttttttcaatttaatgcaACTGTATGCTTGAGACTTTGAAATCATGATATATAATAGTTGATTCACACGTTAAATAAATATCTTCTCATGTCAATATATAGTCTGCGGTACACAACTTTTTCCTATTTTATCTGGTTCACATAATGGATgcgtttgtttaaattttaaaaaaataaatttacaataaacACTTTTAATAAAAgtcttttttgaaaaaatagataaaatttatttcttaaaataagtgcaaaaattatttttaagtaaaaatagtttaaacatgacactaaaaaataaaaaaatattcattttattttattaaaataagtatttattttagtaaataagtttCAACAAACTAGCCTAATTTCCAATCCTAAATCCATCTCTCTCGTCCAACCAACATTACTTTATTTCCTTCTCCCCTTTTTTACACTTCCCAGTTAATCTTGATGACCAATCCATGCAAACTCACAAAAGAGCTTAATCTTTTTGCTCACTTTTTACTTTTACccttttggaaagaaaaaacagTAACATAATCAGTCAATTATTTTCAGTATTAAGTGAACAactttattaatcaattaaccttcatatataaacaattaaaataactgactaaaaataagaagaggGGAGCGCAACAAAAACCGTTACAATTAAACGAGGAGGTAATTGCAATTTGAACcctaaaagggaaaaacaacaAATCCAAAGATTGCAGCAGTAGTGCCTACAggaatgagaaaagaaaaacagcaAATTGCTAGAGTATATCAATCAGTGTTGGTCATTTTAAGCCGTCTGATTGGAGAGTCAATCACTGAGCTGAGTGAAGATGGAAGTGGTGATGAGGAAATGGACGGTGGTGATGATGGCGACACATCAGAGGTGTCCAATAGCTTCCTCTTGTTGATCCCTTCCCTCTCTTCTTGGCTTAATTCACCCCTAACCTCCTTTGTTGTCATGTAATCCTTCAAACGCTTCACATCAGATAACTTCACTGGCTTCACTATGAAATCCTCTGCACCCTCCTCCAAACATCTGCAAAATTTTCCAAAATTCCAAatcttattcattatttttttttctaatgttgAATCAATTCAAGACTCAGAAAAGAAAACTCAAAAAATAATAGACATATAGAATAAGAAACATAAGGATACCTGTCTATGCGTGGCAAAACGTTTTCAGATGACATAATAACCACAGGCGTTTCCTTGAAAGTAGATGATTCCTGTTCCAAGTTAACACTTTTCAATCAACCCTTGTTAAAAAACCAATTTTTATTCTATAGTAAGATTATATAATGTGGAAAATGAAGGATCATTGTTTAAATTTCCTAACCTTGATTCTCTTGAGTAATTCATAACCGGTCATTCCGGGCATACAATAGTCTGTGATGATTAGATCTACCTTCAAACCCTGTTAGGGAAAAATAACACAACCCAAATTATTATGGTTTCGTTCTAATgtgaaattttcattttcagggaaaatgaaattgaattaattaattaattccctATTATAATAATACATACCACAAAACCATTAGTTTCAGAGGGTATTTTCTGCTCGTCCAATAGTCCAAGCAATTGCAGTGCTCTCAGCCCACTATCCACAGCAGTAActgcaatttattaaaaacaaaaacaaaaaaaaaaacttcaatctTCAACAAGCatccaaaaaatgaaaaaataattaagtacacTAAAAgggtgttttaaaaaatattatttgagagCACTAACCTTTACAGGCTAAGACTTTGAGCAAGTGTTCGATGACTTTGCGATCAACGGTGCTGTCATCAACGGCTAAAACATGAACCTCTTCGGATTGGTTCTGTTTGAGGCCGAAACCGTTGATGTTTTCTGGCATCCTCGGCCAAGAAACGACGCTGTTAGAGTCCATTTCTTGCTTCGAGGATAGAAAAAGTGAACAGAGAGAGAAAGACAAAGACAGAGACGAAGGAATCCTCAACGTAACTTGGGTGCTTAGATCTTAAATACGGCTTACTGTAatatctataataataataataataaatacctTATTTGgtgtatatattttgttaaattattttatcttttattaatttttaaatttttattatttttctcctaATAATTATTTACTACTCTAATGTTTGTTagtgtttttttacttttaattatttttcttttttaactttaactaa
Encoded proteins:
- the LOC114395420 gene encoding two-component response regulator ARR6-like — its product is MDSNSVVSWPRMPENINGFGLKQNQSEEVHVLAVDDSTVDRKVIEHLLKVLACKVTAVDSGLRALQLLGLLDEQKIPSETNGFVGLKVDLIITDYCMPGMTGYELLKRIKESSTFKETPVVIMSSENVLPRIDRCLEEGAEDFIVKPVKLSDVKRLKDYMTTKEVRGELSQEEREGINKRKLLDTSDVSPSSPPSISSSPLPSSLSSVIDSPIRRLKMTNTD
- the LOC114396097 gene encoding zinc finger MYM-type protein 1-like, which gives rise to MRRFLVDRASIENVNVVQQEAELEPPPNVVNEFNPNEIVRDPGHRKQINEYAPDIQDQVRRAYILKGPMQPHLPSFPRTPFGSVSRAFSKSWYKNYTWLEYSEIKDAAYCFYCFLFKQPGRAEHFGFEVFTKSGYRDWKHASQGLKDHVGSHNSLHNSCVKHYDDYNNQRQSVTSKFAKATKESKELYKIRLTCSLDCSRYLIAQGMAFRGHDESSTSLNKGNFREMVDWVKSQNEQVRDAFDRGGKNCTMTCGDIQKELATCCAHEVTKVIMEELGDRQFSVLIDESRDISVKEQMAVMLRFLNDKGNVVERFIALHHVTDTSSKSLKDALYGILDKYTLSISRIRGQGYDGASNMRGEFNGLQRKILDENPYAFYVHCYAHRLQLVVVSVTSSCSSIHDFFEYITLIVNTTSASCKRRDALTEAQHKDILNKLESGEISRGRGLHQSSSLTRPGDTRWGSHHTTLLHLDQMWSSVLKVLSMVDEDGRGPSQAAGLIEKMESFKFAFILRLMLKLFGITNELSNILQRKDLNIVNAMELVDVVKARLGTMRESGWNNFFADVQGFCVAKSILVPNMDDEIPVRGRSRAEGRTITNLHHYRAEIFYVAIDKICVEMDHRFSEGSNIILDCFSCLDPKNSFSKFDVDKLARLADIYHADFSDDDRGTIRDQLETYVLQVRRNASFSTCEDVQSLAMKMVQTEKHLVFPLVYKLIELALILLVSTASVERAFSAMKIIKSKLRNKINDVWFNDLMVCYTEREIFKSLDDIDIIRTFTAKKSRKGHLPRNFI